From Candidatus Binatus sp.:
CTGTCTCTGCAATTCAGCGGTGGCCGCCGGCTCACGCCGCGTCCCAAGCTCACCGAGTCGCGCGAGCGCTTCCTCAACACGCTCGAGCGGCTTGACCAGCGTTACCAGGACCTCGAGCAGCCCGAGGCGTATCCGGCGCGGAGTACGGTTGCTCTCAGCACGATGCTGAATGAACAGAAACAGCGCGCCGGGAAGTGCCAGGAATAATCGGGCGGAACTGGTTCGTGTCAGTCACACCGCGCACTGGCGGCGGTCTGGGACGCGTTCATCTTCCACGAACGACAGCGCCTGGTGTGATTTGGAACCGTAGCGGTAAGATGGGCACGGCTGATGCTGATAGCAAATGAACAATTCAGATTTGCGGATGAACTGACATGAATCTCGTTGTTGTAGCCGGCTCCGGAAACCCGTCGCTTGCCGACTCTGTTGCCGAAAGGCTCGGAACCCGAGTCTGTCGCTCTGTGCTGAACCGATTTCCCGACACCGAGCTGCACGCAGAGATAGAAGAAAGCGTGCGCGGCTGCGACGTCTACGTGGTTCAGCCGACCGGTCCTCCGGTGGACCGTCACTTGATGGAATTGTTCTTCCTCGCTGATGCCTGCCGGCGGGCAGGTGCATCCCGCCTTACTGCCGTAGTTCCGTACTTCGGATATGCGCGTCAGGATCGCCGTGCAAACGGGCGGGAAGCGGTTGGCGGGCGGCTGATCGCGGACCTGCTGGCAGTCGCCGGCTTCGAGCGAATTGTCGCGCTCGATCTTCATACCGTTTCACTCGAAGGCTTCTTCAGCATCCCGCTCGAGCACTTGAGCGCGATATCGCTCTTTGCAAATGCGATCGAGGAACTGGTCACTGACAAGAGTGTGATCGTCGCGCCGGACCTGGGGGCCGTCAAACTCGCCGAGCGGTACGGCGAACTGCTAAGCCTGCCCATCGCGATTGCCCACAAGATCCGCCTCAGCGGCGAAGAAGTAAGAGTGCGTGGCATCGTTGGCGAGGTCGGCGGACGCGCGCCGATTATCGTGGATGACATGATATCGACCGGCGGCACCATCGAGGCCGCCGCGGCAGCCGCGATCGCCGCCGGTTGCATTCCCGAGATCACGGTAGTTGCCAGCCATGCCTTGCTGGTGGGCCCCGCGATTCGCCGGCTTTCAGCT
This genomic window contains:
- a CDS encoding ribose-phosphate pyrophosphokinase, with amino-acid sequence MNLVVVAGSGNPSLADSVAERLGTRVCRSVLNRFPDTELHAEIEESVRGCDVYVVQPTGPPVDRHLMELFFLADACRRAGASRLTAVVPYFGYARQDRRANGREAVGGRLIADLLAVAGFERIVALDLHTVSLEGFFSIPLEHLSAISLFANAIEELVTDKSVIVAPDLGAVKLAERYGELLSLPIAIAHKIRLSGEEVRVRGIVGEVGGRAPIIVDDMISTGGTIEAAAAAAIAAGCIPEITVVASHALLVGPAIRRLSALPLKRIVVTDSLPTPEHGSLTLQVVSLAAMLAETVSRLNVGESMTELLSHR